The following are encoded together in the Candidatus Poribacteria bacterium genome:
- a CDS encoding BrnT family toxin, with protein MRYSFAWHIEKEKQNKQRHRISFVQATTVFQDPNQITIFDEDHSDTEDRWITLGFDRNGILLVVIHTTDETEHYMNIRIISARKATRAETKQYE; from the coding sequence TTGCGATATAGTTTTGCATGGCATATTGAGAAAGAAAAGCAAAACAAGCAAAGGCACAGGATCTCTTTTGTACAAGCAACAACTGTTTTTCAAGATCCAAATCAAATTACCATTTTTGATGAAGATCATAGTGATACTGAAGATCGTTGGATAACTTTAGGTTTCGACAGAAACGGTATTTTACTTGTTGTTATACACACTACTGATGAAACTGAACACTACATGAATATCCGTATCATTTCTGCTCGTAAAGCGACTCGAGCCGAAACTAAACAATATGAGGA
- a CDS encoding amino acid ABC transporter ATP-binding protein, which yields MCEDVHKWFDDFHVLKGITTSFQKGERAVICGPSGSGKSTFIRTLNRLEEHQRGTIIIDGVELTDDLRNINLIRQEVGMVFQQFNLFPHLTNLENITLGPIRVRKLTKSEAEEIALSLLERVDIADQAYKYPAEISGGQQQRVAIARALAMEPKIMLFDEPTSALDPEMISEVLDVMRELAHSGMTMLVVTHEMGFAREVADRVMFFDEGVVIEEAAPADFFDNPQHERTKLFISQTLQH from the coding sequence ATGTGTGAGGATGTCCACAAATGGTTTGACGATTTCCATGTCCTCAAAGGGATTACCACCTCATTCCAAAAAGGCGAAAGGGCGGTAATCTGTGGTCCTTCTGGCTCAGGGAAGTCCACATTCATTCGGACACTGAACCGTCTGGAGGAGCATCAGCGCGGCACAATTATCATTGACGGGGTAGAACTCACCGACGATCTCCGCAACATCAACCTTATCCGTCAAGAAGTCGGTATGGTATTTCAACAGTTTAACCTGTTTCCGCATCTGACGAACTTGGAGAATATAACCTTAGGTCCGATCCGGGTCAGGAAACTGACGAAAAGCGAAGCAGAAGAGATCGCTTTATCGCTTTTAGAACGGGTGGATATTGCGGATCAAGCGTACAAGTATCCCGCAGAAATTTCGGGCGGTCAACAACAGCGCGTCGCAATCGCAAGAGCATTGGCGATGGAACCGAAGATTATGCTCTTTGACGAGCCGACGAGTGCCTTGGACCCTGAGATGATCTCGGAAGTATTAGACGTGATGCGCGAGCTTGCACACTCCGGCATGACGATGCTCGTTGTTACGCATGAAATGGGATTTGCTCGGGAAGTGGCGGATCGTGTCATGTTCTTTGATGAAGGTGTGGTTATAGAGGAAGCAGCACCCGCAGATTTCTTTGATAACCCACAGCACGAACGCACGAAACTTTTCATCTCACAGACGCTGCAACATTAG
- a CDS encoding amino acid ABC transporter permease, with protein sequence MEERELTQEIKPPANTKGAARWLKDNLFNTWYNVFLTCLALVLLFFAFKGLLTWAFTEAEWDVIPANFRLFMVGSYPQEQIWRVWNAIYILSVLIGLSAGLWGGLVRRFAVVLSGVWFISALLPFEFSTRGWLLGAIAMIAVSFFLGRGRTGLRPWILGAWILSFPVIMVVLRGFGENGVLTSNWGGLLLTLILAVVGIVVSFPLGVFLALCRQSNLPAIRWVSTTYIETVRGVPLITILFMGNVLIPIFMPGLDINQVLRMMIGITLFSAAYMAENVRGGLQGVPRGQHEAAQAVGLNYVQTTLFIVLPQALRSVIPAIVGQFIALFKDTSLVAIIGLIDLLGVSKSVIANLDWLGLQAEVYLFAAVIYFVFCYAISYASQDIETDLGVGKH encoded by the coding sequence GTGGAAGAACGAGAGCTCACACAAGAAATTAAACCACCCGCCAACACAAAAGGCGCAGCGCGATGGCTCAAGGACAATTTATTTAATACTTGGTACAACGTGTTCTTGACTTGCTTGGCTCTTGTGCTCCTATTCTTTGCTTTTAAAGGGCTTCTGACTTGGGCGTTTACCGAAGCGGAATGGGATGTGATCCCAGCGAATTTTCGGCTCTTTATGGTCGGGTCTTACCCACAAGAACAGATATGGCGCGTATGGAACGCGATTTATATTTTAAGTGTGCTCATAGGTTTAAGTGCTGGGCTCTGGGGTGGTTTGGTACGCCGATTTGCTGTTGTTCTCAGTGGGGTTTGGTTTATCAGTGCGCTTCTCCCTTTTGAATTCTCAACGCGAGGATGGCTTTTAGGCGCGATCGCTATGATAGCGGTTTCGTTCTTCCTTGGACGTGGCAGAACAGGTTTGCGACCTTGGATTTTGGGAGCGTGGATACTCTCTTTCCCAGTAATCATGGTGGTGTTACGTGGGTTCGGGGAGAATGGTGTTCTGACAAGCAATTGGGGCGGACTGCTTCTCACATTGATCTTAGCGGTTGTAGGTATCGTCGTTTCTTTCCCACTTGGCGTATTTTTAGCACTCTGCCGTCAGAGCAATCTCCCTGCTATCCGATGGGTTTCAACGACTTACATTGAGACCGTTCGCGGGGTGCCGTTGATAACAATCCTATTCATGGGCAACGTCCTAATCCCGATATTCATGCCGGGGCTTGATATTAACCAAGTTTTACGGATGATGATCGGCATAACTCTCTTTTCCGCCGCCTACATGGCAGAGAATGTTCGTGGCGGACTTCAAGGGGTTCCAAGGGGCCAACATGAAGCCGCACAAGCCGTAGGACTTAACTATGTGCAGACGACGCTATTTATCGTCTTACCGCAAGCACTTCGGTCAGTTATCCCAGCGATTGTTGGACAATTCATTGCTTTATTTAAGGATACATCCCTCGTCGCTATCATCGGACTCATTGATCTCTTGGGTGTCTCTAAAAGCGTCATCGCTAATCTGGACTGGCTCGGACTGCAAGCGGAGGTCTATCTGTTCGCCGCAGTTATCTATTTTGTTTTCTGTTATGCGATCTCCTATGCCAGCCAAGACATTGAGACAGACTTGGGCGTTGGAAAGCACTAA
- a CDS encoding ABC transporter permease subunit (The N-terminal region of this protein, as described by TIGR01726, is a three transmembrane segment that identifies a subfamily of ABC transporter permease subunits, which specificities that include histidine, arginine, glutamine, glutamate, L-cystine (sic), the opines (in Agrobacterium) octopine and nopaline, etc.), translated as MENNSHTVVSGKIPFWRDVRVLRILLQVLFLFGVILLLAILYKNMLEGLRGLGLTLNLNFLQDEAGFDISEGIPYDPSDTYLKAFWVGILNTLRVSIIGIVCATLIGLLFGIARLSSNWLIRTIATVYVECFRNIPLLLQILFWYTAVVAQLPKVKESISLFKGVVINNRGIYLPSPEPTPGLKIWLWFLGAGLLLGVILYIVRWRQLQQLDRPGFRAKWALPAFLIVSLCGWFFTPGSPFTLDLPTLQGFNYQGGIRFTPEFSALLIALSIYTSAFIAEIVRSGIQSVVKGQKEAARAVGLNDSQTLRLVVLPQAVPIIVPPLTSQYLNLAKNSSLAVAIAFPDLVYAGNTMMTQTGQSIPVFAMIMVSYLVMSLTTSAAMNWYNRRITRIGR; from the coding sequence ATGGAAAATAATTCACATACAGTTGTATCGGGAAAAATCCCTTTTTGGCGAGATGTCCGAGTTTTGCGGATCCTGCTTCAGGTTCTCTTCTTGTTCGGTGTAATCCTGTTGTTAGCAATCCTTTACAAGAACATGTTAGAGGGGCTCCGCGGGCTTGGGCTGACGCTGAACCTCAATTTCCTCCAAGATGAAGCCGGGTTTGACATTTCAGAGGGTATCCCTTATGACCCCTCGGATACCTATCTGAAAGCGTTCTGGGTTGGGATCCTGAACACCCTCAGAGTCAGTATCATAGGGATTGTCTGTGCTACACTTATCGGACTCCTTTTCGGCATTGCTCGCCTGTCGAGCAACTGGTTAATCCGAACGATAGCCACTGTCTATGTGGAATGTTTCCGTAACATTCCGCTTTTGCTCCAGATTCTATTTTGGTATACCGCCGTAGTCGCACAACTTCCCAAGGTCAAGGAAAGTATCTCGCTTTTCAAAGGTGTGGTCATTAATAACCGAGGCATATATCTACCTTCGCCTGAACCGACACCAGGACTGAAAATTTGGCTATGGTTTCTCGGTGCAGGTTTACTCCTTGGGGTGATTCTCTATATTGTGCGGTGGCGGCAACTTCAACAATTAGATCGCCCTGGCTTTCGCGCAAAATGGGCACTTCCTGCGTTCCTTATCGTTTCACTCTGTGGATGGTTTTTCACACCGGGCAGCCCCTTTACACTCGATTTACCAACACTGCAAGGTTTCAACTATCAAGGCGGGATACGTTTTACACCGGAGTTCTCTGCCCTTTTAATTGCACTCTCCATATATACAAGCGCATTCATTGCCGAAATCGTGAGAAGTGGTATACAATCAGTCGTCAAGGGGCAAAAAGAAGCCGCGAGAGCGGTTGGTTTAAATGACTCACAGACCTTACGCTTGGTTGTTCTACCGCAGGCTGTTCCTATTATCGTGCCGCCGCTCACAAGTCAGTACCTGAACCTCGCGAAGAACTCAAGTTTAGCGGTTGCAATCGCTTTCCCTGATCTGGTTTATGCAGGAAATACTATGATGACTCAGACGGGGCAATCCATTCCTGTTTTCGCGATGATCATGGTCAGTTATCTGGTGATGAGTTTGACGACATCGGCAGCTATGAATTGGTATAACCGTCGGATTACTCGAATTGGTCGATAA
- a CDS encoding amino acid ABC transporter substrate-binding protein → MRKFLFRVSALVLAISLITPLLARGEESVLDRVKNRGRLICGVNKELPGFGYLSQDGTWKGFDVDYGRAIAAAVLGDPDKVEFRPLKAADRFPALQTGEIDVLIRNTTWTLTRDTDLGADFAPPTFYDGQGFMLRKDLGITSLKELAGATIGVTAGSTTELNLADTTRALGIEVESIVFEETETLYQSYDQGRCDAVTSDKSQLVSRRQSLKNPDDHIILDVTISKEPLGPVTVHGDNKWNDVVSWVVYATFFAEEHGIMQANVNTFETENPEIKRFLGIDESAGMGKKLGLPKDWARQVIAAVGNYGEIFERNLTPLGLPRGVNKPWTQGGLLYAIPFR, encoded by the coding sequence GTGCGTAAATTTTTGTTTCGCGTTTCCGCGTTAGTTTTAGCGATTTCATTGATAACACCTCTACTCGCAAGAGGCGAAGAGAGTGTATTGGATAGAGTGAAAAATAGAGGACGGTTGATCTGTGGTGTGAACAAAGAATTGCCCGGTTTCGGTTACCTCAGCCAGGATGGTACATGGAAAGGCTTTGACGTAGATTACGGCAGAGCGATTGCCGCTGCTGTTTTGGGTGATCCGGACAAAGTTGAGTTTCGTCCGCTAAAGGCTGCTGATCGATTTCCCGCCCTTCAGACAGGTGAAATAGATGTTTTAATCCGCAACACCACTTGGACGTTGACCCGTGATACCGACTTAGGTGCTGACTTCGCGCCGCCAACCTTTTATGACGGTCAAGGTTTTATGCTCCGCAAGGATCTCGGTATAACTTCGCTCAAGGAGTTGGCAGGTGCCACGATCGGTGTCACCGCTGGTAGCACGACTGAGTTAAACCTCGCCGACACCACCCGTGCCTTAGGGATCGAAGTTGAGTCTATTGTTTTTGAGGAAACTGAGACGCTTTACCAGAGTTACGATCAGGGGCGTTGCGATGCGGTAACAAGCGACAAGTCGCAATTAGTCTCTCGCCGCCAATCCTTAAAAAATCCAGACGACCATATTATTCTTGACGTAACCATTTCCAAGGAACCTTTAGGTCCTGTTACCGTCCACGGAGATAACAAGTGGAATGATGTCGTAAGTTGGGTTGTTTACGCCACGTTCTTTGCCGAAGAACACGGCATTATGCAAGCCAACGTCAACACCTTTGAAACAGAGAACCCTGAAATCAAGCGTTTCTTGGGTATAGATGAGAGTGCAGGTATGGGCAAAAAACTCGGTCTGCCGAAAGACTGGGCGCGTCAAGTGATCGCTGCTGTCGGCAACTATGGCGAGATTTTTGAACGTAACCTGACCCCACTGGGTCTGCCGCGTGGTGTCAACAAACCGTGGACGCAGGGTGGTTTACTTTACGCGATACCGTTTCGATAG
- a CDS encoding LamG domain-containing protein: MKLTISVIVLLCCLLPVATWAELPLDKLALYMSFDDIQGNKVMDGSEHGNDGTIMKASVAKGKGKYGDAMEFEGGDNHVLIKNSKSLSIADEVTISAWVNWNDAPGNGWLCIMANGSQGGPWENYGLFVNRGSRYFYFTLSVGAEGAHKVMNSGAGTTESEKWTHCVCTYDGKDAKIYIDGDLINEAPHGGKLVAGDQDLRLGHRGGSGHWYNGLLDEIAVFSVALDEDQVKEASGNIDEALDVEARGKLTTVWGKVKAER; this comes from the coding sequence ATGAAATTAACGATAAGCGTAATCGTCTTACTCTGTTGCCTATTACCGGTGGCGACGTGGGCAGAACTGCCCCTTGATAAGCTCGCTCTCTATATGTCTTTTGATGACATTCAGGGCAACAAAGTTATGGACGGTTCAGAGCACGGGAATGATGGTACGATTATGAAAGCATCCGTTGCGAAGGGCAAGGGAAAGTACGGCGACGCAATGGAATTTGAAGGCGGAGATAACCACGTACTGATTAAGAATTCAAAGTCGCTCTCAATTGCAGATGAAGTTACAATTTCCGCTTGGGTAAACTGGAACGATGCGCCTGGGAACGGCTGGTTGTGTATAATGGCAAACGGGTCACAAGGTGGACCGTGGGAGAACTACGGACTCTTTGTTAACCGTGGCAGCCGCTACTTCTACTTTACACTCTCTGTAGGTGCTGAGGGTGCCCATAAGGTGATGAATTCTGGAGCCGGTACGACCGAATCTGAAAAATGGACCCACTGTGTCTGTACCTACGATGGCAAAGATGCCAAAATTTATATTGACGGCGATCTAATAAATGAAGCACCGCATGGGGGCAAATTGGTTGCTGGAGATCAAGATTTGCGGCTCGGTCATCGAGGTGGAAGTGGTCATTGGTACAACGGTTTACTTGATGAAATCGCAGTATTTTCGGTCGCTTTGGATGAGGATCAGGTTAAGGAAGCGAGCGGCAACATTGATGAGGCACTTGATGTTGAGGCGCGTGGAAAACTGACAACCGTCTGGGGCAAGGTCAAGGCGGAACGATAA
- a CDS encoding formylglycine-generating enzyme family protein: protein MVAVKTVSNTEEGRSGAQHGYSIRCLLHFALVFLCLACSEVEEEVAQPPEGMVLIPAGTFQMGSTTGDVDEAPVHMVELDAFYIDQHEVTNAEYRVFVTVTGYPPPRGIGYTAVYELLKHGYEPWNDPDFNHPDQPVTTVTWFDAAAYCEWAGKRLPTEAEWEKAARGGLEGTRYSWGNAEPNDTTANFADSQTEFEWRSPDVNDGYLFTAPVGMFQPNGYGLFDMAGNVWEWCADWYSTTYYSDVQSAESPLRNPKGPDTGKRRVLRGGTWYRAVHTIRNAERISDYPNNSLNVVGFRCAKDAP, encoded by the coding sequence ATGGTTGCTGTCAAAACAGTTTCTAATACAGAAGAAGGGCGGAGTGGAGCGCAACACGGATACTCGATACGGTGTTTGCTCCATTTCGCCCTTGTTTTTCTCTGTCTTGCCTGTTCCGAAGTCGAAGAAGAAGTGGCGCAACCACCCGAAGGTATGGTCCTAATCCCCGCGGGCACCTTTCAAATGGGGAGTACCACCGGCGATGTTGATGAAGCACCTGTGCACATGGTGGAACTTGATGCGTTTTATATCGACCAGCATGAAGTAACAAACGCCGAGTATCGGGTGTTTGTTACTGTTACTGGATATCCTCCGCCACGAGGAATTGGCTATACCGCTGTCTATGAACTTCTCAAACACGGTTACGAGCCGTGGAACGACCCGGATTTCAATCATCCAGACCAACCCGTCACAACAGTGACATGGTTTGATGCTGCTGCCTACTGCGAATGGGCAGGTAAACGGTTACCGACAGAGGCAGAATGGGAAAAGGCAGCGCGCGGTGGCTTGGAAGGGACGCGCTACTCTTGGGGCAACGCTGAACCGAATGACACGACTGCCAACTTTGCCGACAGCCAAACGGAATTTGAGTGGCGGAGTCCAGACGTAAATGACGGATACCTTTTTACCGCACCTGTTGGCATGTTTCAACCCAACGGTTACGGTTTGTTTGATATGGCGGGAAATGTATGGGAGTGGTGTGCGGATTGGTACAGCACGACCTACTACAGCGACGTGCAAAGTGCGGAAAGTCCACTCCGGAATCCGAAGGGACCTGACACCGGTAAACGGCGTGTTTTGCGTGGTGGAACGTGGTATCGTGCGGTACACACGATACGGAATGCTGAACGGATCAGTGATTATCCGAACAATAGTCTGAATGTCGTTGGATTTCGGTGCGCGAAGGATGCACCTTAA
- a CDS encoding sulfatase-like hydrolase/transferase has protein sequence MPQTDANQPNVIVFFTDQQRWDTSGLHGNPLDLTPNFDQMAQRGTHVHRSFTCQPVCGPARSCLQTGLYATRTGCFRNGIPLSPNLKTLAHHFGEAGYATGYIGKWHLYSGGTGPGPVPAEHRGGYDYWLASNVLEFTSDAYQTTLYGNDNQPVDLPGYRVDALTDAVIRYVDRHQNEPFYLFTSYIEPHHQNHLDDYPPPDGYRERYAGKWIPPDLAALGGSTHQHLGGYYGMVKRLDEALGRLLDALKSLHLLDNTIILFTSDHGCHFKTRNGEYKRSCHESSIRVPTAFHGVEFIGGGQIQELVSLVDLPPTLLDAAGLEVPSEMQGRSILPLVRGETDDWPEEVFVQISEAQVGRAVRTQRWKYGVDAPNKNGGSDAGSDRYVEQYLYDLQADPYELRNLVGLQSHEPVTAVMRERLIRRMLEAGEEAPTVEPAPTQRSGQRSVSEAEANS, from the coding sequence ATGCCACAAACTGATGCAAATCAACCGAATGTTATCGTCTTTTTCACCGACCAGCAGCGGTGGGACACTTCTGGATTACACGGCAATCCGCTCGATCTGACCCCCAACTTTGACCAGATGGCGCAACGTGGAACGCATGTCCACCGATCTTTTACCTGCCAACCTGTCTGCGGTCCCGCGCGCTCATGTTTACAAACGGGATTATATGCGACACGTACGGGATGTTTCCGAAACGGTATCCCTTTATCGCCGAACCTCAAGACCCTCGCACACCACTTCGGTGAAGCGGGTTATGCCACTGGGTACATCGGCAAATGGCATCTCTATAGCGGCGGCACTGGACCAGGACCTGTACCCGCTGAGCACCGAGGCGGATATGACTACTGGTTAGCGTCCAACGTCCTCGAGTTCACTTCTGATGCGTATCAAACAACACTTTATGGTAACGATAATCAACCTGTTGATCTCCCCGGCTATCGCGTTGATGCGTTGACCGATGCGGTGATTCGTTACGTTGACCGGCATCAAAACGAACCTTTTTACCTCTTTACGTCATACATTGAACCGCATCACCAAAACCACCTGGACGATTATCCACCGCCTGATGGGTATCGAGAGCGGTACGCAGGGAAATGGATACCACCGGATCTTGCCGCGCTCGGTGGCTCGACGCACCAGCACTTAGGCGGCTACTACGGTATGGTGAAAAGACTGGACGAGGCACTCGGCAGACTTTTAGATGCACTCAAGAGCCTCCACCTCCTCGATAATACTATTATCCTCTTTACTTCTGATCACGGATGTCACTTCAAAACACGGAATGGTGAATACAAACGCTCATGCCATGAAAGTTCTATCCGTGTACCGACTGCGTTCCACGGAGTTGAGTTCATAGGTGGTGGGCAAATACAAGAATTGGTTAGCCTCGTAGATCTTCCTCCGACGCTCCTTGATGCCGCGGGTTTGGAAGTTCCCTCTGAAATGCAAGGTAGGTCTATTCTGCCGCTGGTGCGCGGGGAAACAGATGACTGGCCAGAGGAGGTTTTCGTCCAAATTAGTGAGGCGCAGGTCGGACGTGCTGTTCGTACCCAACGCTGGAAATACGGTGTGGATGCTCCGAATAAGAACGGCGGCAGTGATGCCGGATCCGATCGATATGTTGAGCAATATCTCTACGACCTTCAAGCGGATCCCTACGAGTTGCGGAACCTTGTTGGATTGCAATCGCATGAACCTGTAACAGCGGTGATGCGGGAACGGCTTATTCGGCGGATGTTGGAGGCGGGCGAAGAGGCACCGACAGTTGAACCGGCACCGACACAAAGAAGCGGACAACGCAGCGTCTCTGAAGCAGAAGCGAACAGTTAA
- a CDS encoding mandelate racemase/muconate lactonizing enzyme family protein has translation MKITDVKTLVMGTSWRNLTFVKVETDEGLTGISEVRMNNRTDALVAYIDGAKKRHVIGSDPFNTEDLYQRLFRDDYGRAGEIVATGISVIEIACWDIVGKALNQPVYRLLGGACRDKIKAYANGWYRVERTTEEFHAAAKRVIEKGYRALKFDPFGAGYYELSYEEKLKSVALVEAVRDAVGPDVEILVEMHGRFSPYMAIEIAAELEKFQPSWVEEPVPPDNIAALAKAADHINLPVATGERLHNKYEYRELINLQAADILQPDITQTGGFLETKKIAAMGDMCYMTVAPHNVGGPVSTAIALHFATCTTNFKIQEHFNDFSEAWVKEAATGCPEVIDGYFSLPNGPGLGMTLNEELIAEHPYREGSFNLWEDDWHKREY, from the coding sequence ATGAAAATTACAGATGTTAAGACCTTGGTCATGGGGACCAGTTGGCGTAATTTAACCTTCGTCAAAGTTGAGACTGATGAAGGCTTGACCGGTATCAGTGAGGTGCGGATGAACAACCGCACCGATGCGCTTGTTGCCTACATTGATGGTGCGAAGAAACGGCATGTCATTGGGAGCGATCCATTCAATACGGAGGACCTCTACCAACGCCTATTTCGGGACGATTACGGACGCGCAGGTGAAATCGTCGCAACCGGCATCAGCGTCATTGAGATCGCGTGCTGGGATATTGTCGGTAAAGCACTGAATCAGCCGGTCTATCGCTTGCTTGGTGGTGCTTGTCGTGATAAAATCAAGGCGTATGCAAACGGCTGGTATCGTGTTGAGCGCACAACTGAAGAGTTTCATGCTGCTGCCAAAAGGGTGATTGAAAAAGGCTACCGAGCACTCAAATTTGATCCCTTCGGTGCTGGTTATTATGAGCTTTCTTATGAAGAGAAGTTAAAATCTGTTGCCCTCGTTGAAGCAGTACGTGACGCTGTCGGACCGGATGTCGAAATTCTCGTTGAGATGCACGGTAGATTTAGTCCGTATATGGCGATTGAGATCGCCGCCGAATTGGAAAAATTCCAACCGAGTTGGGTTGAAGAACCTGTGCCTCCCGATAACATCGCTGCGCTCGCAAAAGCAGCCGACCATATTAACCTCCCTGTCGCCACAGGTGAGCGACTCCACAATAAGTATGAATACCGTGAGTTGATTAACTTACAAGCAGCAGATATCCTGCAACCCGATATTACGCAAACAGGCGGCTTTTTGGAGACGAAGAAAATCGCAGCGATGGGGGATATGTGTTATATGACGGTCGCACCGCACAATGTCGGTGGCCCCGTTTCTACCGCGATTGCCTTGCATTTCGCTACATGCACCACAAACTTCAAAATTCAGGAACACTTCAATGATTTCTCAGAAGCGTGGGTTAAAGAGGCTGCCACTGGGTGTCCCGAAGTCATTGACGGTTATTTCAGTCTGCCAAATGGACCGGGACTCGGTATGACGTTGAATGAGGAGCTTATCGCCGAACACCCTTATCGTGAAGGTTCGTTCAATCTCTGGGAAGATGACTGGCACAAGCGCGAGTATTAG
- a CDS encoding aspartyl protease, which yields MRHTTTIELVNLSDLNLADNGVITPEEVRRVTVEDALVDTGATRLCLPKPIIEQLGLTPFGNAKARTAAGIVDRIIYSTVEFTVLERKGTLPVTDLPEGAPVLVGHMVLEQLDLCLDIRKGLTYNPDHDNDWIEEAW from the coding sequence ATGAGACATACAACAACAATCGAACTCGTAAACCTGTCAGACCTCAATTTAGCAGATAATGGTGTTATCACTCCCGAGGAGGTCCGCCGTGTCACTGTTGAAGATGCCCTCGTGGATACGGGGGCAACGCGGCTCTGCTTACCGAAACCCATCATTGAACAGCTCGGTTTAACACCCTTCGGCAATGCAAAGGCGAGAACCGCGGCTGGCATCGTGGACCGGATCATTTATTCAACGGTTGAATTCACTGTATTGGAGCGGAAGGGAACACTTCCAGTAACAGATCTGCCGGAAGGTGCCCCGGTTCTTGTTGGACACATGGTTTTAGAACAATTGGACCTCTGCTTAGATATTAGGAAAGGATTAACCTATAATCCAGACCACGATAACGACTGGATTGAAGAGGCGTGGTAA
- the lysA gene encoding diaminopimelate decarboxylase, giving the protein MSFHYQDGYLYCEELKVKDIQEQVPYSPFYLYSLAQLETNYTAYQKALDGLDSIIGYAIKANNNLALLKRLSALGSGAVLVSGNELQMSLAAGFDLKRTILNGNGKTLEELSLAVEHGVLINIDSEFDLAHIQQTAKDLDTPANVLIRINPDVDPQVHPYVSTGMKNSKFGIRNERLNWFLSEIRKDNLLNLVGVHCHLGSTIKKIQIFRDATEIMIAFMRAIQAEGFSPRYLNIGGGLGIDYERTGEEIPTPSDLIDSIRDLLPENITLIIEPGRSLVGNASVFVNRVTGVKTNGNKHFIVTDGSMSELIRPSLYDTYQHIQFIEPIDGAVETYDVVGPVCESADFLGKERALPTPHEGAGLVVCDSGAYCHAMSSNYNLKMRPPEYLVDGDSFTCIRRVETLDDYLRLFDVC; this is encoded by the coding sequence ATGAGTTTTCACTATCAAGACGGGTACCTCTACTGCGAAGAATTGAAGGTTAAAGACATTCAAGAGCAGGTGCCCTACAGTCCATTTTACCTCTACAGTCTCGCACAACTTGAGACGAACTACACCGCATATCAGAAAGCACTTGACGGACTCGACTCGATTATCGGCTATGCGATTAAGGCAAACAATAACCTCGCCCTGCTTAAACGCCTCAGCGCGCTCGGCAGTGGTGCAGTCCTCGTCAGTGGGAACGAATTGCAGATGTCGCTCGCGGCAGGGTTCGACCTAAAACGAACCATCCTAAACGGCAACGGAAAAACGCTTGAGGAACTCAGCCTCGCTGTTGAACACGGCGTACTCATTAACATCGACAGCGAATTTGATTTGGCACACATCCAGCAGACAGCAAAAGATCTTGACACGCCAGCGAATGTGCTTATCCGCATCAATCCAGATGTGGATCCACAGGTGCATCCGTATGTCTCCACTGGCATGAAAAATTCCAAGTTTGGCATCCGCAATGAGCGGCTTAATTGGTTTCTAAGCGAAATCCGCAAGGACAATCTGCTAAATTTGGTGGGTGTTCACTGCCATTTGGGTTCGACAATTAAGAAGATCCAAATCTTCCGAGATGCCACTGAAATCATGATCGCCTTCATGCGTGCGATTCAAGCCGAGGGCTTCTCTCCACGTTATCTCAATATCGGTGGTGGATTGGGCATCGACTATGAACGCACTGGCGAGGAGATTCCGACACCTTCCGATCTCATTGATTCCATCCGCGACCTGCTGCCTGAGAACATCACACTCATTATTGAACCGGGGCGTTCTCTTGTCGGTAATGCCTCCGTGTTTGTCAACCGTGTTACGGGTGTAAAAACCAACGGTAACAAGCATTTCATCGTCACTGATGGCAGTATGTCCGAACTGATCCGACCAAGTCTCTATGATACCTATCAGCATATCCAGTTTATTGAACCGATTGATGGGGCAGTTGAAACTTACGATGTTGTCGGTCCCGTCTGTGAATCCGCAGATTTCTTGGGTAAAGAACGTGCGCTTCCTACACCGCATGAGGGTGCTGGACTTGTCGTTTGCGATTCGGGTGCCTATTGCCACGCGATGAGCTCCAATTACAATCTGAAGATGCGTCCCCCTGAATATCTCGTTGACGGTGATAGTTTCACCTGTATCCGTCGTGTTGAGACCCTTGACGATTATCTGCGTCTTTTCGACGTGTGTTAG